A single Halobellus ruber DNA region contains:
- a CDS encoding IS4 family transposase: protein MRRLTTLFPSEFLEEHAEELGVVERNRKTQMPALVWSFVFGFAAGESRTLAGFRRNYNATADETLSPGGFHQRLTPTFAEYLRDLVDAALDEVAVPDAVDVDVDRFPDVMIADGTVLRLHRFLSEEFEPRRGEQGGARLHLLHNVTEQTIDRFSVTDQKAHDSTEFSTGSWLEDRLVLFDQAYFKYRRFALIDENDGYLVSRLKENANPLITEELQEWRGRAIPLEGKQIHDVVDDLSRKYIDIEVEAEFKRGQYEGTRSLDTKRFRVVGIRDEDADDYHLYITNLPREEFFPADLATLYRCRWEVDTLFRELKTQYELDEFNTSDPDVVKILLYAALLSLLVSRELLDLVTEQADDEIVFPPERWAATFRSHAQLLLHELGEYLGYSPPPLLERLIEDAQKIHQQRPILQETLATATQPRCES, encoded by the coding sequence ATGCGTCGGCTCACTACACTGTTTCCTTCCGAGTTTCTTGAAGAGCACGCCGAGGAACTCGGCGTGGTCGAACGCAACAGGAAAACGCAGATGCCCGCCCTCGTGTGGTCGTTCGTGTTCGGCTTCGCCGCAGGCGAGAGCCGAACACTCGCTGGGTTCCGTCGCAACTACAACGCTACTGCCGATGAGACACTCTCACCCGGCGGATTCCATCAGCGGTTGACGCCGACGTTTGCGGAGTATCTGCGCGACCTCGTCGATGCCGCGCTCGACGAGGTCGCTGTTCCTGACGCTGTGGACGTCGATGTTGATCGGTTCCCTGACGTAATGATTGCCGACGGTACGGTGTTGCGGTTACATCGGTTTCTCTCCGAGGAGTTCGAACCACGCCGAGGGGAGCAGGGTGGAGCGCGGCTCCACCTGCTCCACAACGTCACCGAGCAGACAATTGATCGGTTCAGCGTCACTGACCAAAAAGCACACGACAGCACCGAGTTTTCCACGGGATCGTGGCTGGAAGACCGGTTGGTACTGTTCGATCAAGCGTACTTCAAGTACCGCCGCTTTGCACTGATTGACGAAAACGACGGCTACTTGGTGAGTCGGCTGAAAGAGAACGCGAATCCGCTGATAACGGAGGAATTGCAGGAATGGCGCGGTCGCGCCATTCCCTTGGAGGGCAAGCAGATCCACGATGTGGTCGATGATCTCTCGCGGAAGTACATCGACATAGAGGTCGAAGCGGAGTTCAAGCGGGGCCAGTACGAGGGAACGCGCTCGCTGGATACGAAGCGATTCCGCGTCGTCGGCATCCGCGACGAGGACGCCGACGACTACCACCTGTACATCACGAATCTGCCGAGAGAGGAGTTTTTCCCGGCGGATTTAGCAACGTTGTATCGGTGTCGGTGGGAGGTAGACACGCTGTTTCGTGAACTGAAGACGCAGTACGAGTTGGACGAGTTCAACACAAGCGACCCGGATGTGGTGAAAATTCTGCTGTATGCGGCGTTGCTGTCACTGCTGGTGAGTCGTGAGCTGTTGGATCTAGTCACCGAGCAGGCCGACGACGAGATCGTGTTTCCGCCGGAACGCTGGGCGGCGACCTTCCGGTCGCACGCCCAGCTCCTCCTCCACGAACTCGGAGAGTACCTTGGCTACTCGCCACCGCCGTTGCTGGAGCGGCTGATCGAGGATGCTCAGAAGATCCACCAACAACGACCGATCTTACAGGAGACACTCGCTACCGCTACACAACCGAGGTGTGAGTCTTAG
- a CDS encoding metallophosphoesterase translates to MDGVTFHRRGVFLPDAATLVVADLHVGRGEASNVTLPLGERTDLVDRLGELLAETEPETVVFAGDVLHRFDGATERARDTVDALVDACRGANARPEFVRGNHDTVLDDLRGDVDSTYAIDGGPRTVVCHGHELPDVRADRYVIGHDHPTITIEGQRHPCFLVVPETHRGADVLMLPAFSRLAPGVTVNDARGGDLQSPLVDSLSDARPIVYDADAGSTLRFPSLSEFRRLL, encoded by the coding sequence GTGGACGGGGTCACGTTCCACCGACGCGGCGTGTTTCTCCCCGACGCAGCCACGCTTGTCGTCGCCGACCTCCACGTCGGCCGCGGCGAGGCGTCGAACGTCACGCTCCCGCTCGGCGAGCGGACCGACCTGGTCGACCGGCTCGGCGAACTCTTAGCGGAGACGGAGCCTGAGACCGTCGTCTTCGCCGGCGACGTCCTCCACCGGTTCGACGGTGCCACGGAACGAGCGCGGGACACTGTCGACGCACTCGTCGACGCCTGCCGCGGCGCGAACGCCCGCCCCGAGTTCGTCCGCGGCAACCACGATACGGTGCTCGACGACCTCCGCGGCGACGTGGACTCGACGTACGCGATCGACGGCGGTCCGCGGACCGTCGTCTGCCACGGGCACGAGCTCCCGGACGTCCGTGCAGACCGGTACGTAATCGGCCACGATCATCCCACAATAACCATCGAGGGACAGCGTCACCCCTGCTTTCTAGTCGTTCCCGAGACACACCGCGGCGCCGACGTGCTGATGCTCCCGGCGTTCTCCCGGCTCGCGCCCGGCGTAACGGTCAACGACGCCCGTGGCGGCGACCTCCAGTCGCCGCTCGTCGACAGCCTGAGCGACGCCCGGCCGATCGTCTACGACGCCGACGCCGGATCGACGCTCCGGTTCCCGTCGCTGTCCGAGTTCCGGCGGTTGCTCTGA
- a CDS encoding NAD(P)/FAD-dependent oxidoreductase has protein sequence MTDGSVVVAGAGLAGLVAARRLADAGADVTVYEERPGVGGRVRTETVEGFTLDRGFQVLFTAYPAVREELDLDGLDLRYFTPGAVIARPGSRSVLSDPLRDPRALLASIRNDEVTTTDKARTLLLRQHVGTRDEAGIFESHDRSIRAYLREWGFSEGYIENFVAPFYGGITLDRSLSTSKRVFEYTFKSLSEGRIAVPAAGIGAIPEQLADRARAAGASINCSEPVASIADRGDGVTVEAGSGSVDADAVVVATDPKAARRLTGVDAIPTDARGCVTQYYRLPTEMAPTTRRKLLLNAGDPSPNTVVPISEVAPEYAPDGEALLNATFLGAAAQGRDADALAEETRLTLEAWYPERDFSALELLRTHRIEFAQFDQPPGVHDDLPDHRAAGGRTYLAGDYTAWSGIQGAMRSGREAAEAVLRDL, from the coding sequence ATGACAGACGGATCCGTGGTCGTCGCCGGCGCGGGGTTGGCCGGGCTCGTCGCCGCCCGACGGCTCGCCGACGCGGGAGCGGACGTGACGGTGTACGAGGAGCGACCGGGTGTCGGCGGGCGGGTGCGGACGGAGACCGTCGAGGGGTTCACGCTCGACCGCGGCTTTCAGGTGCTTTTCACCGCGTACCCGGCAGTCCGGGAGGAACTGGACCTCGACGGTCTCGACCTCCGGTATTTCACCCCGGGTGCAGTCATCGCCCGGCCGGGGTCGCGGTCGGTGCTTTCGGACCCGCTCCGGGATCCCCGCGCCCTCCTCGCGTCCATCCGGAACGACGAGGTGACGACCACCGACAAGGCCCGGACGCTACTGCTGCGGCAGCACGTCGGGACTCGGGACGAGGCGGGGATCTTCGAGAGCCACGACCGGTCGATCCGGGCGTACCTCCGCGAGTGGGGGTTCTCGGAGGGGTACATCGAGAACTTCGTGGCGCCGTTCTACGGTGGAATCACGCTGGACCGGTCGCTGTCGACCTCGAAACGCGTCTTCGAGTACACGTTCAAGTCCCTCTCGGAGGGACGGATCGCGGTTCCGGCGGCGGGGATCGGCGCGATCCCGGAGCAACTCGCCGATCGGGCGCGGGCAGCCGGCGCGTCGATCAACTGCAGTGAGCCCGTCGCGTCGATCGCGGACCGGGGCGACGGCGTCACAGTCGAGGCGGGGTCGGGCAGCGTCGACGCCGACGCGGTCGTCGTCGCGACCGACCCGAAGGCGGCGAGGCGGCTCACCGGAGTCGACGCGATCCCGACCGACGCCCGCGGCTGCGTGACGCAGTACTACCGGCTTCCGACGGAGATGGCCCCGACGACGCGCCGGAAGCTCCTGCTCAACGCCGGCGACCCCTCTCCGAACACGGTGGTGCCGATCTCCGAGGTCGCCCCGGAGTACGCGCCCGACGGCGAGGCGCTGCTGAACGCGACGTTCCTGGGCGCGGCCGCACAGGGCCGCGACGCCGACGCCCTGGCGGAGGAGACGCGGTTGACGCTCGAGGCGTGGTATCCGGAGCGTGACTTCTCGGCGCTGGAACTCCTGCGGACGCACCGGATCGAGTTCGCGCAGTTCGACCAGCCTCCGGGCGTCCACGACGACCTGCCGGATCACCGCGCGGCGGGCGGGCGAACGTACTTGGCCGGCGATTACACCGCGTGGTCGGGCATCCAGGGCGCGATGCGGAGCGGTCGGGAGGCCGCGGAGGCGGTGCTCCGGGACCTGTGA
- a CDS encoding DUF7839 domain-containing protein: MTGALEDKRTATRFRILVEIADRQPAVSQGEIADAVGVTSQAVSEYIRELVADGYVDKEARSRYRVTKEGVDWLFQEAKGLRRFAEHVTEDVLESVQEDAAIATAAIEAGETVTLSLRDGLLHATPDDTGPATGVATTSADAGEDVSVTGFEGVIEIDPGRVTVVQVPSARAGGSRAVPAAGLQNVCADASVVVAAGVEAVLSLRDAGIEPETTFAAGEVAAEAAARGVDAVVVATADAVGRVTDALRDGDVLYEVTEAGAAVGVDFGAETGGDGSSTSDGADAGDGAADDA, translated from the coding sequence ATGACCGGAGCCCTCGAGGACAAACGGACCGCGACGCGGTTTCGGATCCTCGTCGAGATCGCCGACCGACAACCGGCGGTGAGCCAAGGCGAGATCGCCGACGCCGTCGGTGTGACCAGCCAGGCGGTCAGCGAGTACATCCGCGAACTCGTCGCCGACGGCTACGTCGACAAGGAGGCCCGCTCGCGGTACCGGGTGACGAAGGAGGGGGTCGACTGGCTGTTCCAGGAGGCGAAGGGGCTCCGGCGCTTCGCCGAACACGTCACCGAGGACGTCCTTGAGAGCGTCCAGGAGGACGCTGCGATCGCGACCGCGGCGATCGAGGCCGGGGAGACCGTGACACTGTCGCTCCGCGACGGCCTGTTACACGCCACGCCCGACGACACCGGCCCCGCGACCGGCGTGGCGACGACCAGCGCTGACGCCGGCGAGGACGTGAGCGTGACCGGCTTCGAGGGCGTCATCGAGATCGACCCCGGGCGGGTCACCGTAGTGCAGGTGCCGTCGGCGCGCGCGGGCGGCAGTCGGGCCGTTCCGGCCGCGGGGCTCCAGAACGTCTGTGCGGACGCGTCAGTGGTGGTTGCGGCCGGCGTCGAGGCGGTGCTGTCGCTCCGCGATGCCGGCATCGAGCCCGAGACGACGTTCGCCGCGGGGGAGGTGGCGGCCGAGGCGGCGGCCCGGGGCGTCGACGCCGTGGTCGTCGCGACCGCGGACGCCGTGGGCCGCGTGACCGATGCGCTCCGCGACGGGGATGTCCTGTACGAAGTCACGGAGGCAGGGGCCGCCGTCGGGGTGGATTTCGGTGCGGAGACGGGAGGCGACGGATCGAGCACCAGCGACGGGGCGGACGCCGGCGACGGAGCGGCGGACGACGCCTGA
- a CDS encoding transcription initiation factor IIB, which produces MATRDIYETGFDEDVQTESSGNQCPECDGHVTTKVKETVCEDCGLVIEEQRLDHGPEWRAHDADERERTGAPLTAARHDRGLSTEIGRGTDAHGNELSGQKRRRLARMRREQTRGRWRSKAERNLAHGLGEVRRLTSALELSDTLRDQACQLFRSAQNEDLLRGRSIEAMGAASIYGTGRCNQHPLLLEDVVDAARVESTRVTNAYRTLNRELELPAPPMRPTSFVPRLISELGLDHDIRRRANELAEHAEGTALTNGCQPSGVAAACVYLAAQEQGALITQSTVASAAEVSVVTLRSRRDELQAI; this is translated from the coding sequence ATGGCAACGAGAGACATCTACGAAACTGGATTCGATGAGGACGTCCAAACGGAGTCGAGCGGGAACCAGTGTCCCGAGTGCGACGGACACGTCACTACGAAAGTCAAAGAAACCGTCTGCGAGGACTGTGGCCTCGTCATCGAAGAGCAACGCCTCGATCACGGACCGGAGTGGCGAGCGCACGATGCAGACGAGCGGGAGCGGACCGGTGCCCCGCTGACGGCAGCCCGTCACGACCGAGGCCTCTCGACCGAGATCGGGCGGGGGACAGATGCGCACGGGAACGAACTCTCAGGCCAGAAACGCCGGCGACTGGCCCGGATGCGACGTGAGCAGACCCGTGGTCGCTGGCGGTCGAAAGCGGAACGGAATCTCGCACACGGGTTGGGCGAAGTGCGACGTCTCACGAGCGCACTCGAGCTCTCCGACACGCTTCGTGACCAGGCCTGCCAGCTCTTCCGGAGCGCGCAGAACGAGGATCTGCTTCGTGGCAGATCCATCGAAGCCATGGGTGCAGCGAGCATCTACGGTACCGGCCGATGTAACCAACACCCGCTTCTCCTCGAGGATGTCGTCGACGCCGCCCGAGTCGAGTCCACTCGTGTGACCAACGCCTACCGAACACTGAATCGCGAATTAGAGCTCCCGGCACCACCAATGCGCCCGACGTCGTTCGTTCCGCGGCTGATCTCGGAGTTGGGGTTAGACCACGACATTCGCCGCCGCGCGAACGAACTCGCAGAACACGCCGAAGGGACAGCCCTCACGAACGGCTGTCAGCCATCGGGCGTCGCGGCCGCCTGCGTCTATCTGGCCGCCCAAGAGCAGGGCGCGTTGATTACCCAATCCACCGTCGCGTCGGCAGCAGAGGTGTCAGTCGTGACGCTCCGAAGCCGGCGGGACGAACTCCAAGCGATCTGA
- a CDS encoding IS6 family transposase: MPKIARLTESTEWIDLDFVERERTPREIVEKGIRHHLAGLSLLNTVILLEELGVQRSRVAVHNWVQKADLQPADGESPDRVAVDQKAIRINDEQYWLYVAVDPETNRILHSRLFLTYTIPIAREFLTELAEKHDVEDALFLVDDADDLIGGLRRENYSYRVEQYGYRNSVERVFREVERRTSSFSNCFSHVDPPTAETWLQAHAVWWNHA, translated from the coding sequence ATGCCGAAAATCGCCCGCCTCACCGAGTCTACCGAGTGGATCGACTTGGATTTTGTGGAGCGAGAGCGGACACCCCGCGAGATCGTTGAAAAGGGTATTCGCCACCATCTCGCTGGATTATCACTTTTGAATACAGTTATTCTCCTTGAGGAATTGGGTGTCCAACGAAGTCGTGTTGCTGTTCACAATTGGGTGCAGAAAGCCGATCTACAGCCAGCTGACGGTGAGAGCCCGGATCGCGTTGCGGTCGATCAGAAGGCGATCCGGATCAACGACGAGCAGTACTGGCTGTACGTTGCCGTCGATCCTGAAACGAACAGAATCCTTCATTCGCGGCTGTTTCTGACGTATACGATTCCGATCGCACGAGAATTTCTTACTGAATTAGCTGAGAAACACGACGTCGAAGACGCGCTGTTTCTCGTCGATGACGCAGACGATCTGATCGGTGGTCTCCGCCGCGAAAACTATAGCTACCGCGTCGAACAATATGGCTATAGAAATTCAGTCGAACGTGTCTTTAGAGAAGTAGAACGACGAACTTCTTCATTTTCAAACTGTTTCAGTCACGTCGATCCACCGACCGCAGAAACGTGGTTGCAAGCCCACGCCGTCTGGTGGAATCATGCTTAA
- a CDS encoding threonine synthase, giving the protein MPTTEAFRGLGCTATGERYDATATGDSDAGARLDADYDYDAVDWTGDDFGTARSMWRYADLLAFEDPVTAGEGGTPLVDAAALAAEAEVGTLSIKDESRNPTGTVLDRGLSTAVTAAREADADLVALASPGNAGQSAASYAGMADIRSYAFVPSRAPFSNKAMVNVHGGEMRVAGGRYPDAEAALHEDLKSEWYTLQEFANPHRHDGLKTVAFEVAESLSWSVPDAVVVPAGTGEVAAGVVKGFRELREIGLVDAIPPVYAAQPSGCAPLATAFERGDDTHDPWESPDTIVGELEIPDPNGGEAALSAVAETDGGFVAVDDDDALESAVVAAQRAGLEVGAAGGVALAAVERLVGEGTFDADDHVVAVNTESGTKTADVLRSHLMGKGI; this is encoded by the coding sequence ATGCCAACCACGGAGGCGTTCCGCGGACTGGGCTGCACCGCGACCGGCGAGCGCTACGACGCGACGGCGACCGGCGACAGCGACGCCGGCGCGCGGCTGGATGCTGACTACGACTACGACGCCGTCGACTGGACCGGCGACGACTTCGGGACGGCCCGATCGATGTGGCGCTACGCCGACTTGCTCGCGTTCGAGGACCCGGTCACCGCCGGCGAGGGCGGCACCCCGCTCGTCGACGCGGCCGCGCTCGCGGCGGAAGCCGAAGTCGGGACGCTCTCGATCAAAGACGAGAGCCGGAACCCGACCGGAACAGTCCTCGACCGTGGCCTGTCGACCGCGGTGACCGCCGCCCGCGAGGCCGACGCCGACCTGGTGGCGCTCGCGTCGCCGGGCAACGCCGGCCAGTCGGCCGCGTCGTACGCCGGAATGGCGGACATTCGGTCGTACGCGTTCGTTCCGTCCCGCGCGCCCTTCTCGAACAAGGCGATGGTCAACGTCCACGGCGGGGAGATGCGCGTCGCCGGCGGCCGGTACCCCGACGCGGAGGCGGCGCTCCACGAGGATCTGAAATCGGAGTGGTACACCCTCCAGGAGTTCGCCAATCCCCACCGCCACGACGGGCTCAAGACCGTCGCCTTCGAGGTCGCCGAGTCGCTCTCGTGGTCCGTCCCCGACGCAGTCGTCGTCCCCGCCGGAACGGGTGAAGTCGCCGCGGGGGTTGTGAAAGGCTTCCGCGAACTCCGCGAAATCGGCCTCGTCGACGCGATCCCGCCGGTCTACGCCGCGCAGCCGTCGGGATGTGCGCCGCTGGCGACTGCGTTCGAGCGCGGCGACGACACCCACGACCCCTGGGAGTCGCCCGATACGATCGTTGGCGAGTTGGAGATCCCCGACCCCAACGGCGGGGAAGCGGCGCTCTCGGCGGTCGCCGAGACCGACGGCGGGTTCGTCGCCGTCGACGACGACGACGCCTTGGAGAGCGCTGTCGTCGCCGCACAGCGGGCGGGACTGGAGGTCGGCGCGGCGGGCGGGGTCGCCCTCGCGGCGGTCGAGCGCCTCGTCGGCGAGGGGACTTTCGACGCCGACGACCACGTCGTCGCCGTCAACACCGAGTCCGGAACCAAAACCGCCGACGTCCTCCGGAGCCACCTGATGGGGAAAGGGATCTGA
- a CDS encoding phage tail protein, with product MEPEVTRRDALQTLTVAGSTVALSGCSMNFEFTDGENGNRTDTPMQSDTQQVSPDRGAPVQNGRFKVEIDGIEISGFARVKIPGSTTESDGQTTFEDLVMERGVMHGDSTLRDWRDAVQDGNDQRARRNVSVTLLTETGQPAIQWEFTNAWVKKFGAPELSVAGNDASVLTESITVSYDRMSRVDV from the coding sequence ATGGAACCAGAGGTCACTCGGCGTGATGCGCTCCAGACCTTGACGGTAGCGGGATCAACCGTCGCACTGAGCGGTTGCTCGATGAACTTCGAGTTCACGGATGGCGAAAACGGAAACCGAACGGATACACCAATGCAATCTGATACACAACAAGTCAGCCCCGATAGAGGCGCGCCAGTTCAGAACGGTCGCTTCAAGGTGGAGATCGACGGCATCGAGATATCGGGATTCGCACGCGTGAAAATTCCGGGGAGTACCACAGAGAGTGACGGACAGACGACGTTCGAAGACCTCGTAATGGAGCGTGGTGTCATGCATGGCGACTCCACACTCCGCGACTGGCGGGACGCAGTGCAGGACGGGAACGATCAAAGAGCGCGAAGAAACGTATCCGTCACCCTCCTAACCGAGACAGGTCAACCGGCCATCCAATGGGAGTTCACGAACGCGTGGGTCAAGAAGTTCGGCGCGCCAGAGCTCTCAGTTGCGGGAAATGATGCTTCCGTGCTCACGGAGTCAATTACCGTCAGCTACGACAGGATGTCGCGGGTGGACGTATAG
- a CDS encoding IS4 family transposase yields MRRLTTLFPSEYLEEHAEELGVIEREGKLQVPVLVWALVFGFAAGESRTLTGFRRNYNSTADETISPGGFYHRLTPTLAEYLRDLVEAGLDEVAVPDAVDADIDRFRDVMIADGTVVRLHEFLSEEFQARHEEQAGAKLHLLDNATDETIERFDVTDEKTHDSTLFRTGSWLHGRLVLLDLAYFKYRRFALIDENDGYFVSRLKQNANPVITEELRAWRGRARPLEGEQIQDVVGDLHRQYIDVEVEAEFKRGQYEGTRSLDTKRFRVVGVRDEDADDYHLYITNLPREEFLPADLATLYRCRWEVETLFRELKTQYELDEFDTSDPDIVEILLYAALLSLLVSRELLDLVTEQADDEIVFPPERWAATFRSHAQLILHELGEYLGYSPPPLLERLIEDAQKIHKQRPILQETLATATQPRCES; encoded by the coding sequence ATGCGTCGGCTCACTACACTGTTTCCCTCTGAGTATCTCGAAGAGCACGCCGAGGAACTCGGCGTGATCGAGCGAGAGGGCAAGCTACAGGTTCCAGTCCTCGTGTGGGCGCTCGTGTTCGGCTTCGCCGCAGGCGAGAGCCGAACACTCACTGGGTTCAGACGCAATTACAACTCCACGGCTGATGAGACGATCTCTCCCGGCGGCTTCTATCACCGGTTGACGCCGACACTCGCGGAGTATCTCCGCGACCTCGTTGAGGCCGGCCTCGACGAGGTCGCTGTTCCCGACGCTGTTGACGCTGATATCGATCGGTTCAGAGATGTGATGATCGCTGATGGAACCGTGGTACGGTTGCACGAGTTCCTCTCAGAGGAGTTCCAAGCCCGCCACGAGGAGCAGGCTGGAGCGAAGCTCCACCTGCTCGATAACGCTACCGACGAGACGATCGAACGGTTCGACGTGACTGACGAGAAAACGCACGACAGCACCCTGTTCAGGACAGGGTCGTGGCTGCACGGACGGCTGGTTTTGCTCGATCTGGCGTACTTCAAGTACCGCCGCTTTGCGCTGATCGACGAGAACGACGGCTACTTTGTGAGTCGGCTGAAGCAGAACGCGAATCCCGTGATAACGGAGGAGTTACGGGCCTGGCGCGGCCGCGCCAGGCCCTTGGAGGGCGAACAGATCCAGGATGTGGTGGGAGATCTGCACCGACAATACATCGACGTGGAGGTCGAAGCAGAGTTCAAGCGAGGCCAGTACGAGGGAACGCGCTCGCTGGATACGAAGCGATTCCGCGTCGTCGGCGTCCGCGACGAGGACGCCGACGACTACCACTTGTACATCACGAATCTGCCGCGAGAGGAGTTTCTCCCGGCGGATCTCGCAACGCTGTATCGGTGTCGGTGGGAGGTAGAAACGCTGTTTCGTGAGCTGAAGACACAATATGAACTAGACGAGTTCGACACGAGCGACCCGGATATCGTGGAAATTCTACTGTATGCGGCGTTGCTGTCACTGCTGGTGAGTCGTGAGCTGTTGGATCTAGTCACCGAGCAGGCCGACGATGAGATCGTGTTTCCGCCGGAACGCTGGGCGGCGACCTTCCGGTCGCACGCCCAGCTCATCCTCCACGAACTCGGCGAGTATCTCGGCTACTCGCCACCGCCGCTGTTGGAGCGGCTGATCGAAGACGCACAGAAGATCCACAAGCAACGACCGATCCTGCAAGAGACGCTCGCTACCGCTACGCAACCGAGGTGCGAGTCTTAG